Proteins encoded within one genomic window of bacterium:
- a CDS encoding tetratricopeptide repeat protein produces the protein MKYSSHHRYKIQGVWLSDQAGKRFYPDKLFLEKARLLEMLGQPAAAGEIYRKNIEAAGRMGSDQSVSRSLTGLGGLLTDQGDYEGSLSLLRQAEDINIRLDEKNGLADVYNKIAHVYGNK, from the coding sequence TTGAAATATTCCTCGCACCATAGATACAAAATTCAGGGTGTTTGGCTGAGCGACCAGGCCGGCAAACGGTTCTACCCGGACAAACTGTTTCTGGAAAAGGCCAGGCTGCTTGAAATGCTGGGCCAGCCTGCGGCGGCCGGGGAGATATACCGGAAGAACATCGAGGCCGCCGGCCGGATGGGCTCGGATCAGTCCGTTTCCAGGTCCCTGACCGGGCTGGGCGGGCTGCTGACGGACCAGGGAGATTATGAAGGATCATTGTCCCTGCTGAGACAGGCCGAGGACATCAATATCCGGCTGGATGAAAAGAACGGCCTGGCCGATGTTTACAACAAGATCGCCCATGTCTACGGGAACAAGAG
- the waaF gene encoding lipopolysaccharide heptosyltransferase II produces MNSAEQKIIIRVPNWIGDAVVSTAFVAACAREHPGASIMVLAHPRVAALFENDSDIQNIIKLSPERSLWQAARELKKEKFDVAYILPISFSSALMAFLAGIPKRIGYSTEARGFLLNERHRYNQHYFRSRHIILDFLKLLGREEAVNAPGIFLSPEEMKWAGEFLVSNNLRTGNITGFGPGATFGPAKRWPRENWVELGRELANRGQQILIFGSGEETELCGQIARDIGPKALSLAGTASLRQSAALLSLCSEFITNDTGVMHLAAAVGTRVTAIFGSTNPVWTKPWGEKHRVIYNGEPCSPCYQRECRYGHYDCLKKIGVGDLLDQVLKGQ; encoded by the coding sequence ATGAATTCTGCTGAACAAAAAATCATTATCCGCGTGCCAAACTGGATCGGCGACGCCGTGGTCTCCACCGCCTTCGTGGCGGCCTGCGCCAGGGAGCATCCCGGGGCGTCCATCATGGTGCTGGCCCATCCTCGGGTGGCGGCCCTGTTTGAGAACGACTCGGATATCCAAAACATCATCAAACTTTCTCCCGAAAGATCCCTCTGGCAGGCCGCCCGGGAACTGAAAAAAGAGAAGTTCGATGTCGCGTATATCCTGCCGATCTCTTTTTCCTCGGCCCTGATGGCTTTTCTGGCAGGCATCCCCAAGCGCATCGGCTACAGCACCGAGGCCCGGGGATTTTTGCTGAATGAAAGACATAGATATAATCAGCATTATTTCCGCAGCCGGCACATCATCCTGGATTTTCTGAAACTGCTGGGCAGGGAGGAGGCCGTCAATGCGCCCGGGATATTCCTTTCACCGGAAGAGATGAAGTGGGCCGGGGAATTCCTGGTATCCAACAATCTTCGTACCGGAAATATCACCGGCTTTGGCCCGGGCGCCACCTTTGGCCCGGCCAAGCGCTGGCCCAGGGAGAACTGGGTGGAGTTGGGCAGGGAACTGGCAAACAGAGGGCAGCAGATCTTGATCTTCGGCTCTGGCGAGGAGACCGAGCTTTGCGGACAGATCGCCCGGGACATCGGTCCCAAAGCGCTGAGCCTGGCCGGAACGGCTTCACTGCGCCAGAGCGCGGCCCTGCTCTCGCTTTGCTCGGAATTCATCACCAACGACACCGGGGTGATGCACCTGGCGGCGGCTGTTGGCACCAGGGTAACGGCCATCTTCGGCTCCACCAACCCGGTCTGGACCAAACCCTGGGGGGAAAAGCACCGGGTGATATATAATGGTGAACCCTGCAGTCCCTGCTACCAAAGGGAGTGCCGGTACGGGCATTATGATTGCCTAAAGAAGATCGGGGTTGGGGATCTGCTGGACCAGGTTCTTAAAGGACAATGA